CTCCACCAACGCGTCGAGCGAAAGCGCGGCGGCCTGGGCGATCAGCTCTTTGAGCAAAGCCGGATCGAGCAGAGCGACGATCAAGAGCGCCGCGTCCGCGCCGAAGCTTCTCGCCTCCAGCAGTTGATATTCATCCAAAGTGAAGTCCTTCCGCAGCAGCGGGATGGAGACTCGGCTTCTTATCTGCTCCAGATAAGTCAGGCTGCCGCGAAAAAAACGCTCTTCGGTCAATACCGACAGAGCGCTCGCGCCGTTGGCGGCAAAGTCTCCGGCGATTTTGACCGGATCAAAATCCTGGCGGATCACGCCCTGCGACGGCGAGGCGCGCTTGATTTCGGCGACGATATGACGCCTGCGCTGCGAGCGTCCTGCTAGACTCGCGGCAAAGCCGCGCGTGGGCAGAGCGAACGGCGGCCGCTCCCGCAGCTCCGAGGACGGCGTCTTCACCCGCCTCGACTTGAGATCCTCCCGCACGTGGTCCGCTATGGTTTCGAGAAACATAAAATTGGGTAACTTTAAGAGAGATCCTTCACTGCGTTCAGGATGACAGCGGATTTCTGTCATTCTGAGCGGAGCGAAGAATCTCGCCTTCGCGCGTTGACTAACCGATCCGAAAATAACTATGCATTGGTTATCTCGATCAGACGGTCGAGTTTCGCCTGGGCCTTTCCGGAGTCGATCGATTCGGCGGCGAGGTGCATCCCTTTGGCGATCGAATCGACGGCGCCGCTCACGTACAGCGCCGCGGCGCTGTTGAGCAGCACGATGTCGCGTTTGGGCCCTTTCTCCCCGCGGAGTATTTCTTTGACAATGTCCGCGCAATCCCGCGGCGTCCCGCCATGGAGATCCTCCAGCCGGCAGCGCTTCAGTCCGAACTTGGCGGGCGTCAGGGTGTAATTGCGCACCCGCCGGTTGCGCAGCTCCGAGACTCGGGTCGGACCGCAGAGCGAGATTTCATCCATGCCTTCCATCCCGTGAACGACCATGGCCCGGACCGCGCCGAGGTTTTTGAGCACGTGAGCGATCGGCTCGGTGAGCTTGCCGTCGTAGATTCCGGTAAGCTGGTGCGTGGCGCCGGCCGGATTGGTGAGCGGACCGAGAATGTTGAAGATCGTCCGGATGCCGATCTCGCGTCGCGGCTGGACCGCGTACTTCATCGCCTCGTGGAGCAGCGGCGCGAAGAGAAAACCGACGCCGATCTG
This sequence is a window from Candidatus Binatia bacterium. Protein-coding genes within it:
- the trpD gene encoding anthranilate phosphoribosyltransferase, whose protein sequence is MDIKEGIAKAVDGIDLTEDEMISVMNQIMTGAATPLQIAAFLTALRMKGENVAEITGAARVMREKVSRVKVKADLVLDVVGTGGDKKGTFNISTAATLVVAGAGLIVAKHGNRSVSSQSGSADCLMALGVKVDASKEVVEECLEQIGVGFLFAPLLHEAMKYAVQPRREIGIRTIFNILGPLTNPAGATHQLTGIYDGKLTEPIAHVLKNLGAVRAMVVHGMEGMDEISLCGPTRVSELRNRRVRNYTLTPAKFGLKRCRLEDLHGGTPRDCADIVKEILRGEKGPKRDIVLLNSAAALYVSGAVDSIAKGMHLAAESIDSGKAQAKLDRLIEITNA
- the trpC gene encoding indole-3-glycerol phosphate synthase TrpC; translation: MFLETIADHVREDLKSRRVKTPSSELRERPPFALPTRGFAASLAGRSQRRRHIVAEIKRASPSQGVIRQDFDPVKIAGDFAANGASALSVLTEERFFRGSLTYLEQIRSRVSIPLLRKDFTLDEYQLLEARSFGADAALLIVALLDPALLKELIAQAAALSLDALVEVHTESELERALEAGARLVGINNRDLKTFEVKLETTERLLPLVPPGIVVVCESGFHGAEQIERVEALGARVFLIGEALMRAPDPGAKLKELLT